From the Leptospira congkakensis genome, the window TCTGGAAAGTGGATGAAGTCGATCCAATGGGTTCTTGCTTTGATGATTTTGTATTTTTCATATACTTATTTAGAAAAAGCCTTTGGTCTTTGGGGATTTGATTCCAGACTTTCTATCAAAGTATTTCTCATTTGGACTTTGACTTTGGTCTTTTTGTACTTACAAAAGAAAGAAGGCCTTCCTTATGAGAAAATGAAACTCTCTCTTTTACAATTGGGTGTCTATACATCGCTACTTGTTTTGATCCTACTTTTACAATCGGGAGTTTCTAAATTTTCCTCAGCGTCACCTGGTGCGGGATTAAGTTCAATTCCCATAGAAGTTCATGGAAATTTAGAATGGCAAAGGTCAGAAAAGGAAGCATATCGGATTGCTAAAGAAACCGGAAAACCGATATTCATCGATTTTTATGCGGACTGGTGTACGAATTGTAAAGAGTTCCAAAAACTAACTCTCACTCATAAGGAATGGAATGAAACCTTTAAAAACAAGGCTGTCCTTTGGAAGGTTTATGATACAGATCCCATTTTTGAAGAGTTTGCAAATCATCCCAATTATCCTGAATTGAAGATTGGTTTGCCATTTTTTCTAATCTTAGATGCAGAAGGAAAGATGATCTATAAATCGAATGATTATTTAGATATGAAAGGAATGATCGAAGCCGTTCGAAAATGATAAGATTGTTAATTCAATTTTGAATTGGTTGATTTTGCTTAGAGAACCGAAAGAAATTTAAATCCGTTTTAAGGCTTCCTAATGCGAACCGATTTGTCTAATCGATTCGCATTATATTTGTTTAGCGAGGAAGATTGTTTAGAGTGGCCAAGTATTCACTGGCAATTTCTTTTACAATTTCTCCGGCAGGTTTTACTTCTTCGATCTGTGCTACCCCTTGGCCAGCAGACCAAATATCTCTCCAACGTTTGTATTCTTGTTCGATGGCTTTTTCCCCGCCGGCATGACCAGCAGCAATTTTTTTAGGGCCATCTTCTAGAATTTCAGGAGATCGTTCTACGG encodes:
- a CDS encoding protein-disulfide reductase DsbD family protein gives rise to the protein MVSEIQIFIESQLSSGSFSIFSFFFLAFGGLLAGLLPCVYPLYPITAGILKSRVSKHKWSHPLVYYVGLASMYAVFGLVAGFSGGAFNSFLRFPETQVVLSVLLFILGLSVAEFLYFPFFSGDLRNSVNVSYANTFFLGAGAGLLSSPCVGPVVVSILVQLITYQTEGFSILPILFTSLKMFVFGLGLGIPFLLIGVFGFALPKSGKWMKSIQWVLALMILYFSYTYLEKAFGLWGFDSRLSIKVFLIWTLTLVFLYLQKKEGLPYEKMKLSLLQLGVYTSLLVLILLLQSGVSKFSSASPGAGLSSIPIEVHGNLEWQRSEKEAYRIAKETGKPIFIDFYADWCTNCKEFQKLTLTHKEWNETFKNKAVLWKVYDTDPIFEEFANHPNYPELKIGLPFFLILDAEGKMIYKSNDYLDMKGMIEAVRK